A genomic window from Candidatus Methylacidiphilum fumarolicum includes:
- a CDS encoding dihydroorotase, with translation MKTEEAFCISAGRLIDPLLRRDEEPVNLYVAEGKIVDPTNYPKDFPWTKIDAQGLIVLPGLIDMHVHLREPGESRKETIRTATMAAAAGGITTVVAMPNTIPPADHPDTIAWIRKKVDKEALVKVYPTGCITEERLGEKLAPFQSLIQAGAIALTDDGSCVQNARIMRRAMEYASVLGVPILDHCEDTALSDGGVMNEGLWSTLLGLPGWPSIAEELIVSRDILLCEKTGAKIHLQHLTTEGSIRLLRDAKKRGLPVSAEVCPHHIALTESALKEYDPRFKMNPPLRTQKDREALIEALVDGTVEVIASDHAPHALFEKEVEFEKAPFGVVGLETLVAVCLKELYYSKKMDLVDLFAKLTVGPSRVLGLEPPSLRYGSPADLILLDLNASWKVDSNAFFSKGKNTPFEGMNLKGKVVLTMIDGKIVWREKRVVGEQKTV, from the coding sequence ATGAAAACTGAGGAGGCTTTTTGTATTTCGGCTGGCCGGCTCATTGATCCGCTACTAAGACGCGACGAGGAGCCAGTTAATCTTTATGTAGCAGAGGGCAAAATTGTAGATCCTACCAACTATCCCAAAGATTTTCCTTGGACGAAAATAGACGCTCAGGGCCTTATCGTTCTGCCTGGATTGATCGATATGCATGTACATTTGCGGGAGCCCGGTGAATCTAGAAAAGAAACGATCAGAACTGCCACGATGGCAGCTGCCGCAGGCGGCATAACGACTGTGGTGGCTATGCCCAATACTATTCCACCAGCTGATCATCCCGACACGATCGCTTGGATCCGTAAAAAAGTGGATAAGGAAGCACTAGTAAAAGTCTATCCTACAGGATGTATCACTGAGGAGCGGTTGGGAGAAAAACTGGCTCCTTTTCAATCTCTTATTCAGGCTGGAGCTATTGCGTTGACAGATGATGGCAGCTGCGTTCAGAATGCCCGAATTATGCGCCGGGCAATGGAATATGCATCTGTCTTAGGAGTTCCCATACTGGATCATTGCGAGGATACGGCTCTATCGGATGGAGGGGTTATGAACGAAGGGCTATGGAGTACGCTTTTGGGGTTGCCTGGTTGGCCCAGTATTGCTGAAGAACTGATCGTTAGCCGTGATATCCTTCTTTGCGAAAAAACCGGGGCTAAAATTCATTTGCAGCATTTAACTACAGAAGGATCCATTCGGCTATTAAGGGATGCTAAAAAAAGGGGGCTTCCCGTAAGCGCTGAGGTTTGTCCACATCATATTGCCTTAACAGAATCTGCCCTCAAAGAGTATGATCCCCGCTTTAAAATGAACCCTCCCCTAAGAACGCAAAAAGATCGAGAAGCCTTGATCGAGGCTCTAGTTGATGGTACTGTGGAAGTCATTGCTTCGGATCATGCTCCTCATGCTCTTTTCGAAAAAGAAGTAGAGTTTGAAAAAGCGCCCTTTGGAGTCGTTGGTTTAGAAACGCTGGTGGCGGTTTGTCTCAAAGAGCTCTATTACTCGAAAAAAATGGATCTGGTGGATTTGTTTGCTAAGTTAACTGTAGGCCCCAGTCGAGTCCTTGGACTAGAGCCCCCCTCCCTTCGATATGGATCGCCTGCAGACCTTATTTTGCTAGACCTCAACGCTTCCTGGAAAGTCGACTCTAATGCCTTTTTTTCCAAAGGCAAGAATACCCCATTTGAAGGAATGAATCTAAAAGGAAAGGTTGTTTTGACCATGATTGATGGCAAGATTGTATGGAGGGAAAAAAGGGTAGTGGGGGAACAAAAAACGGTGTAG
- a CDS encoding aspartate carbamoyltransferase catalytic subunit, protein MQNLKLDAIKRKWKRKDLVSLEALDFSEIEAILLAAKEFKTILKENLPLPFLKRYTALALMVEPSTRTRVSFEIAAKKLGISFLSIDYKTSSIQKGESLKDTAKNLEALGIDFLIIRHPAAGSAAFLAKLLNISVINGGDGAHEHPTQGLLDLMTIEEHFGTVRGLKVLIVGDILHSRVARSTFWALSKYGANVKFVGPITLLPSYFKDFGAEISYNLDESLPFADCIILLRLQHERQRKDLFPSISEYIASYSLTTERMKKCKKDVLIMHPGPVERGVEMESELADSPNSAILKQVENGLAIRMAVFYLLGGYFENGQQNQVGTQ, encoded by the coding sequence ATGCAAAACTTAAAACTTGATGCAATAAAAAGAAAGTGGAAAAGAAAAGATTTAGTTTCTTTAGAGGCACTAGATTTTTCTGAAATCGAGGCCATTTTGCTTGCGGCCAAAGAGTTTAAGACAATTCTCAAGGAAAACCTTCCTCTTCCTTTTTTAAAAAGATATACGGCCTTGGCCTTGATGGTTGAACCAAGTACCCGCACACGGGTTTCCTTTGAAATTGCGGCTAAAAAACTAGGCATTTCTTTTTTATCGATTGACTACAAAACGAGTTCTATTCAAAAAGGTGAATCCTTGAAGGATACGGCTAAGAATCTCGAAGCCTTGGGGATCGATTTTCTCATCATTCGCCATCCAGCGGCAGGCTCTGCTGCCTTCCTGGCAAAACTCCTTAACATTTCGGTCATTAATGGAGGGGATGGTGCCCATGAACATCCAACGCAGGGGCTTCTTGATTTGATGACTATTGAAGAGCATTTTGGGACCGTTCGTGGGCTTAAGGTATTAATCGTTGGGGATATTCTGCATAGTCGAGTAGCACGTTCGACGTTTTGGGCGCTTTCCAAGTATGGGGCAAACGTGAAATTTGTCGGTCCTATCACCCTCCTGCCTAGCTATTTCAAAGATTTTGGAGCAGAGATCAGTTACAATCTGGATGAGTCCTTGCCTTTTGCTGATTGCATCATTCTGCTCCGGCTTCAGCATGAAAGACAAAGAAAAGATCTTTTCCCTTCCATAAGCGAATACATTGCCTCTTATAGCTTGACTACAGAAAGAATGAAAAAGTGTAAAAAAGATGTTCTCATTATGCATCCAGGTCCGGTGGAAAGAGGGGTAGAAATGGAAAGCGAACTGGCTGATTCGCCCAATTCAGCCATTCTAAAGCAGGTAGAGAATGGTTTAGCCATCCGAATGGCTGTGTTCTACCTGCTTGGTGGCTACTTTGAAAATGGGCAACAAAACCAGGTTGGTACACAATGA
- the trpD gene encoding anthranilate phosphoribosyltransferase → MRWQLHALSLEINSGRELDEGQVQEAVALLLNPSFPDSEKEQFLVSMACRGMRPKELVAFAKVFLEKSLKLSFQRQWDSLPLFDCCGSGGGGLSLFNVSTAMIFVLASLGVPVIKHGNKGITKISGSADVLEKLGIAYRLSPEGVYRSMREIGLAFVYAPDYHPSFMQLAPLRKRLGEKKIQTVFHFLGPLLNPARPMVQLVGVFREEHVDLFDAALEAMGIEQRAIVYGLDEQSNPLGELGVEGLGKASGIALEEIQPLLKKHAFKRGYAPGSMAEALVHSPLESAQKIEGIFRATLKGYARGLVVANCLVGLLQWGWKGKVEDALEAIEEAIDSGKVYRKLQEARNFAVLWQRASSSY, encoded by the coding sequence ATGAGATGGCAGTTGCATGCCCTTTCTTTGGAAATTAACTCTGGCAGGGAGTTGGATGAAGGGCAAGTTCAAGAAGCAGTAGCGTTACTGTTGAATCCATCTTTTCCTGATTCAGAAAAGGAGCAGTTCTTGGTTTCCATGGCGTGTCGTGGGATGCGACCCAAAGAATTGGTTGCCTTTGCTAAGGTCTTTTTAGAAAAGAGTCTTAAACTATCTTTTCAAAGGCAATGGGATAGTCTCCCCCTTTTTGATTGTTGTGGATCAGGAGGAGGGGGATTGTCACTATTCAATGTTTCCACTGCCATGATTTTTGTCCTGGCCTCTCTGGGAGTTCCGGTAATCAAGCATGGGAATAAGGGGATAACAAAAATCTCAGGCAGTGCGGATGTTCTGGAAAAGCTGGGGATAGCCTATAGGCTTTCTCCAGAAGGGGTGTATCGGTCAATGAGGGAGATAGGTTTGGCTTTTGTTTATGCGCCCGATTATCATCCTAGCTTTATGCAATTAGCTCCTCTGAGGAAAAGGCTGGGCGAAAAAAAGATACAGACCGTTTTCCATTTCCTTGGGCCATTACTGAATCCTGCTCGACCAATGGTACAGTTAGTCGGAGTGTTTAGAGAAGAGCATGTGGATCTTTTTGACGCGGCCCTTGAGGCTATGGGGATAGAACAGCGGGCCATCGTCTACGGGCTAGATGAGCAATCGAATCCTCTAGGAGAACTAGGTGTCGAAGGATTAGGGAAAGCTTCAGGCATAGCTTTAGAAGAAATACAGCCTTTGCTGAAAAAACATGCTTTCAAAAGGGGGTATGCTCCTGGATCGATGGCGGAAGCACTGGTGCATTCTCCTCTAGAAAGCGCCCAAAAAATCGAAGGGATTTTTAGAGCCACTCTAAAAGGGTATGCCAGAGGACTGGTGGTAGCAAATTGTCTGGTAGGCCTGTTACAGTGGGGATGGAAAGGAAAAGTGGAAGATGCCTTAGAGGCTATTGAGGAAGCGATCGATTCAGGCAAAGTCTATAGAAAATTGCAAGAAGCAAGGAATTTTGCCGTTCTGTGGCAGAGAGCCTCTTCTTCGTATTAA
- the carA gene encoding glutamine-hydrolyzing carbamoyl-phosphate synthase small subunit, translated as MKKHKKKAFLVLEDGTVFAGESFGAEGTAIGEICFNTSMTGYQEILTDPSYRGQIVCLTYPEIGNYGLCPFDHQSRDIQVAGLVIRSLSPIPSSWRAFCSLPEFLKRKGVIGIQGVDTRRLTLHIREAGVLRAVLTTEDMERTEAVALTQNWDYSKVDFIAQVTTPVPYRWDEIEALKPIIEEMKEADGWNAHKKELIEKWTQRVTRLAPPIYRLAVMDFGVKFSTLRYLRSKGFDLHVFPAYASAKRILESDPDAIFLSNGPGDPAFFETLHAEIKPLLGARPVFGICLGHQLIAIALGAKTFKLRFGHRGANHPVKNLFDSTIKITSQNHGYAVCAESIPDCLKISEINLNDGTIEGMVHKTKPIFSVQYHPEAAPGPHDALGYFEVFFNKVRASKIYQVG; from the coding sequence ATGAAAAAACATAAAAAAAAGGCATTCTTAGTTCTTGAAGATGGTACGGTTTTCGCTGGTGAATCTTTTGGAGCTGAAGGCACGGCCATTGGAGAGATCTGTTTTAATACTTCGATGACTGGTTATCAGGAAATACTGACGGATCCTTCCTATCGAGGCCAGATTGTATGCCTGACCTATCCAGAAATCGGTAATTATGGACTTTGTCCTTTCGATCATCAGTCCAGGGATATTCAAGTAGCCGGTTTAGTCATCCGTTCTCTTTCTCCGATACCTAGTAGTTGGAGAGCTTTCTGTTCGCTGCCTGAATTTTTAAAACGGAAGGGGGTAATTGGAATCCAAGGAGTGGATACGAGGCGACTGACGCTGCACATACGGGAAGCTGGGGTATTGCGAGCGGTCTTGACAACAGAAGACATGGAAAGGACTGAGGCTGTGGCATTAACCCAAAATTGGGACTATTCCAAAGTCGATTTTATAGCTCAGGTAACGACACCAGTGCCTTACCGGTGGGATGAGATAGAAGCGCTGAAACCAATCATTGAAGAGATGAAGGAGGCAGACGGTTGGAATGCCCATAAAAAGGAGTTGATCGAAAAATGGACTCAGAGGGTAACACGCCTGGCCCCGCCTATTTATCGGTTAGCGGTCATGGATTTTGGTGTCAAGTTCTCTACTTTACGCTATCTTCGCAGTAAAGGTTTTGATCTGCACGTATTCCCAGCCTATGCGTCTGCAAAACGTATTTTAGAAAGTGATCCTGATGCCATTTTTCTGTCTAACGGTCCTGGAGATCCTGCATTTTTCGAAACATTGCATGCAGAAATAAAACCGCTTTTAGGAGCCAGGCCTGTCTTTGGTATTTGCCTGGGGCATCAGCTCATAGCTATTGCTTTGGGAGCGAAAACCTTCAAGCTGCGCTTTGGGCATAGAGGAGCGAATCATCCGGTAAAAAACCTCTTTGATTCGACCATCAAGATTACTTCTCAGAATCATGGGTATGCGGTTTGTGCCGAATCGATCCCTGATTGCTTGAAAATTAGTGAAATCAATCTCAACGATGGGACCATTGAAGGGATGGTGCATAAGACTAAGCCCATTTTTTCTGTGCAATATCATCCAGAAGCTGCTCCAGGACCACATGATGCGTTAGGCTATTTTGAAGTTTTTTTCAATAAAGTCCGGGCAAGTAAAATTTATCAGGTAGGATAA
- a CDS encoding S1C family serine protease — protein sequence MNFFSFDSQRWSRTLFSFSLYSCLERKQKGKLVLGLCFFFFLTSGWSQNKIPYRAEDEPTVLVVQKVMPAVVNISSERIVQKRVQDPFDLFFGRYYSYKERVKSLGSGVLVSAEGYIITCAHVVERSIERKVQVTLNEKKSAVEGKVLIIDPAVDLALLKIESKTALPFLDIQSSSPTLLGQTVIVLGNPVGYQNSVSKGILSAMDRTIETDEGRIEGLLQTDAAINPGNSGGPIVDISGKFVGISSAKFAGEAIEGIGFAIPAKKVNIFYQEALSEIKNGTPSQKTVTIEQILAKKFGLHVQEMNRELAEAFHVQEGMGLLISDVEPNSPAAKAGIKSGMIVLAIGNRRVDELESYPMLLKDIKSGEGVLMTIMVVRESQGFFLSQTSTVQVFSR from the coding sequence ATGAATTTTTTTTCCTTTGATTCACAACGTTGGTCTAGGACTCTTTTTTCTTTTTCTCTCTATTCTTGCTTAGAACGGAAGCAGAAAGGAAAGCTTGTTTTAGGCCTATGCTTTTTTTTCTTTCTTACTTCCGGATGGTCCCAAAACAAAATCCCTTATCGGGCCGAAGATGAACCCACGGTACTTGTAGTGCAAAAGGTGATGCCTGCCGTAGTCAATATCAGCTCAGAAAGAATCGTACAGAAAAGAGTACAGGATCCTTTTGATCTTTTCTTCGGCAGGTATTATAGCTACAAGGAAAGAGTCAAGAGTTTGGGCTCTGGTGTATTAGTTAGTGCCGAAGGCTACATCATCACCTGTGCGCATGTAGTGGAAAGGTCCATCGAGCGCAAAGTCCAAGTGACTTTAAACGAAAAAAAATCCGCTGTGGAGGGCAAAGTGTTAATCATTGATCCCGCTGTGGATCTAGCTCTATTAAAAATCGAGTCTAAAACTGCCCTTCCTTTTCTTGATATTCAGAGTAGCTCTCCCACATTGCTTGGTCAAACGGTTATCGTTCTGGGCAATCCAGTGGGCTATCAGAATAGTGTTTCCAAAGGAATCCTTAGCGCGATGGATCGGACGATTGAAACCGATGAGGGTAGGATCGAGGGGCTTCTACAAACGGATGCTGCGATTAATCCTGGCAACAGTGGCGGTCCGATTGTGGATATTTCTGGTAAGTTTGTGGGTATCAGTTCTGCTAAGTTTGCTGGAGAAGCGATAGAAGGGATAGGATTTGCTATTCCTGCTAAAAAAGTGAATATTTTTTATCAAGAGGCATTGTCCGAAATTAAAAACGGAACCCCCTCTCAAAAGACAGTAACAATTGAGCAAATATTGGCTAAGAAATTTGGATTGCATGTCCAAGAGATGAATAGAGAGTTAGCCGAAGCTTTCCATGTGCAGGAGGGAATGGGCTTGCTCATTTCTGATGTGGAACCCAATAGCCCTGCAGCCAAAGCGGGAATCAAATCTGGAATGATCGTTCTGGCAATTGGCAACCGTAGAGTTGATGAATTGGAGTCCTATCCCATGCTGCTCAAGGATATTAAAAGTGGAGAAGGAGTATTGATGACCATTATGGTGGTGCGGGAAAGCCAAGGGTTTTTCCTCAGTCAAACTTCTACGGTGCAGGTGTTTTCTAGATAA
- a CDS encoding AsnC family transcriptional regulator, translated as MPLSAFDSTASIEDEINQKILSVSEDRLQGFIADPFKEIAHLTNLPLALVLERIRLMFSAGTIRRIRLTLLANDLAPGALVAWKIPENSLHEAFDFLFQKDPFSGHVVIRSTDPAAAGARYRLWSTLKVPQGFSIQTHCELLKNLIGAEDYRIMPAKGIFTLGVGHIRRKTILPGTKSPKAAVMHPVAIKTLSEKQWLVLKSLKEELTLEEIDEGLWEKRASKIGMSSQAFFSIAKELEQIGILGRFSTFLEHVKPLYDGRKVTKFNALFHWAVPQGMEREAGGQIGRFEILTHCYWREAGSEFKNVNIMAVAHGKDKGLLESHKKAIDEHLESVGIPVSYTNIFWGGRSEIKPSEIFPEAYKEWLQKMDLDSSVISNS; from the coding sequence ATGCCACTTTCAGCTTTTGATTCCACTGCCAGTATTGAAGATGAGATCAATCAAAAAATCCTTTCGGTCTCAGAAGATCGACTACAGGGATTTATTGCGGATCCTTTCAAGGAAATTGCCCATTTGACAAACCTACCCCTTGCCCTGGTCTTAGAAAGAATCCGTTTGATGTTTTCTGCTGGAACAATCCGGCGCATACGACTAACCCTTTTAGCCAATGATTTAGCGCCTGGAGCATTAGTGGCCTGGAAAATACCTGAGAACAGTCTACATGAAGCTTTTGACTTTTTGTTTCAAAAAGATCCATTCAGTGGCCATGTGGTGATTCGTTCCACAGATCCAGCAGCGGCAGGTGCTCGGTATCGACTATGGAGCACCTTAAAAGTCCCCCAAGGCTTTTCTATTCAAACCCATTGTGAACTACTAAAAAATCTTATTGGTGCTGAAGACTACAGAATCATGCCTGCCAAAGGAATCTTTACTTTAGGAGTGGGACATATCCGCCGAAAAACGATTCTTCCCGGAACAAAATCTCCAAAGGCAGCCGTCATGCATCCGGTTGCCATAAAAACGCTTAGTGAAAAACAGTGGCTTGTGCTGAAATCCTTGAAAGAAGAATTGACTTTGGAAGAAATCGACGAGGGATTATGGGAAAAAAGAGCAAGCAAAATAGGGATGAGTAGCCAGGCATTTTTCTCAATAGCCAAAGAACTTGAACAAATTGGGATTTTAGGACGGTTTTCTACCTTTTTGGAACATGTTAAACCCTTGTATGACGGAAGAAAAGTGACTAAATTTAACGCCCTTTTCCACTGGGCCGTTCCTCAAGGCATGGAAAGAGAAGCGGGTGGTCAAATCGGAAGATTTGAAATTCTTACTCATTGCTATTGGAGGGAAGCAGGAAGTGAATTTAAAAACGTCAATATCATGGCTGTAGCCCATGGAAAGGATAAGGGATTGTTGGAATCTCATAAGAAAGCGATCGACGAACATTTGGAGTCGGTCGGTATCCCAGTTTCCTATACGAACATTTTTTGGGGAGGAAGAAGCGAAATTAAACCTTCAGAAATTTTCCCCGAGGCTTATAAAGAATGGCTCCAAAAGATGGATTTAGATTCAAGCGTAATATCAAATTCCTGA
- the leuB gene encoding 3-isopropylmalate dehydrogenase, with translation MKTYRVAVLAGDGIGPELVRVTIPILRLASYLYGFELIFEEALVGGTAIEATGKALPPETLEICKRAQAIFFGAVGGKQWESLPPEKQPERAALLPLRKTFSLFANLRPITCYPEIIDASPLKPEIASGVDLLIVRELTGGIYFGQPKGRVLTEQGERAIDTLLYDTSEIERVATVAFELALRRKKSLTLIDKANVLESSLLWRKTVKEIANNYPEVDLKFMYVDNAAMQLVLKPTQFDVLLCENLFGDILSDEAAGIAGSLGLLASASIGASKFGLYEPAGGSAPDIAGKGIANPISQILSGALMFEYSFQEEEAAQAIKDAVRDVLKEGYRTMDIAKGSATYCTTEEFAEKVAQKIEINFKKKKQEGS, from the coding sequence ATGAAAACTTATCGCGTCGCTGTTCTTGCTGGAGATGGTATAGGTCCGGAATTGGTGCGAGTCACTATTCCAATTCTACGATTAGCTTCCTATCTGTACGGCTTTGAACTCATTTTTGAAGAAGCCTTAGTGGGAGGAACGGCTATAGAAGCAACAGGTAAAGCCCTGCCTCCAGAAACCCTGGAAATCTGCAAGCGGGCACAAGCCATTTTTTTTGGTGCAGTAGGAGGAAAACAATGGGAAAGTCTGCCGCCAGAAAAACAACCTGAGAGGGCTGCCTTGCTTCCCCTACGAAAAACTTTTTCGCTTTTTGCCAACCTTAGGCCAATTACCTGTTATCCAGAAATCATCGACGCTTCCCCCCTTAAACCCGAAATAGCTTCTGGGGTAGACCTGCTTATCGTAAGGGAACTGACAGGGGGCATTTACTTTGGTCAGCCCAAAGGAAGGGTTTTAACTGAGCAAGGGGAAAGAGCGATCGACACGCTTCTTTATGATACCTCTGAAATTGAAAGAGTGGCCACAGTCGCCTTCGAATTAGCCTTGCGGAGAAAAAAGAGTTTAACCCTTATTGACAAAGCCAATGTTCTGGAATCGAGTTTATTATGGAGGAAGACCGTCAAGGAAATTGCCAATAACTATCCTGAGGTCGACCTTAAGTTTATGTACGTAGACAACGCGGCCATGCAGCTTGTATTAAAACCCACACAGTTCGATGTCCTTCTTTGCGAAAATCTTTTTGGAGACATCCTCAGTGATGAGGCTGCTGGCATTGCTGGAAGCCTTGGGCTTTTAGCCAGTGCTTCCATTGGCGCTAGTAAATTTGGCTTATACGAGCCTGCCGGAGGATCCGCTCCTGACATTGCTGGCAAAGGAATAGCTAATCCTATTTCACAGATATTATCCGGAGCGTTGATGTTCGAATATAGTTTTCAGGAAGAAGAAGCTGCCCAGGCTATAAAAGATGCTGTAAGAGATGTTCTAAAAGAGGGATATCGAACAATGGACATTGCTAAGGGCTCTGCTACGTATTGTACGACCGAAGAGTTCGCTGAAAAAGTAGCTCAGAAGATTGAAATAAATTTCAAGAAGAAAAAACAGGAAGGGAGCTGA
- a CDS encoding LeuD/DmdB family oxidoreductase small subunit, producing the protein MTKRIFGKAYVVGDNIDTDQIIPAQYLMYVPTVPEELEKLGSHALCGLPESLYPLRFVEAGKTKTEYPIIIAGKNFGCGSSREHAPIALAAAGCRVVIAKSYARIFFRNCIATGVLFPYEIGERFPEKIEIGQELVVDLETETLLVADQVYPLKPLGDAKEVIEAGGIFNYAKKTGMIPVSS; encoded by the coding sequence ATGACAAAAAGAATTTTTGGTAAAGCTTACGTTGTGGGGGATAATATCGATACCGATCAAATTATTCCAGCACAATATCTTATGTATGTTCCAACGGTTCCTGAAGAACTCGAAAAATTGGGCAGTCATGCGCTTTGCGGATTGCCTGAATCTCTCTATCCCCTTCGGTTTGTTGAAGCAGGTAAAACCAAGACGGAATATCCCATTATCATTGCAGGAAAAAACTTTGGCTGTGGTTCATCTCGAGAGCATGCCCCCATTGCTCTAGCTGCTGCTGGCTGTCGAGTGGTAATTGCCAAAAGCTATGCAAGAATTTTTTTTCGCAACTGTATTGCTACAGGAGTTCTTTTTCCTTATGAGATCGGAGAGAGATTTCCAGAAAAAATAGAGATTGGCCAAGAATTAGTCGTTGACCTAGAAACGGAGACTCTGTTGGTGGCTGATCAAGTTTATCCCTTAAAGCCTCTTGGGGATGCCAAAGAGGTCATCGAAGCTGGTGGAATATTTAACTATGCAAAAAAAACGGGAATGATCCCCGTTAGCTCTTAA